A single genomic interval of Lathyrus oleraceus cultivar Zhongwan6 chromosome 7, CAAS_Psat_ZW6_1.0, whole genome shotgun sequence harbors:
- the LOC127104778 gene encoding uncharacterized protein LOC127104778, with protein sequence MSIFSPTSSTLPSHSPISSPCFSRFVTASFGRRIRRRSRRHNKLKPSIPTTTTTTTSFEPKLEAVIDLTIFPSFHSNIRQFVSSGEAAYRDLQTLFTLDENRRVVVSCRPSTIHFVGTSAALTLVAFSVFRVLIELVSRLAPWRRNASGYGKSMVRRDRSLGGKEVVVGLGSRSGVTAPIKRSLKNNKVAVQRKLPKWWPIVNNPNHSDFDFDLNEQEEYRRDTYRLVKTLF encoded by the exons ATGTCGATTTTTTCTCCCACTTCTTCCACTCTTCCTTCTCATTCTCCAATTTCATCACCATGCTTTTCCCGCTTCGTCACCGCTTCATTCGGCCGTCGCATCCGCCGCCGCAGCCGCCGTCACAACAAACTCAAACCTTCCATCCCTACCACCACCACAACCACAACCTCTTTCGAACCCAAGCTCGAAGCCGTAATAGACCTCACAATCTTCCCTTCCTTCCATTCCAACATTCGTCAATTCGTTTCCTCCGGTGAAGCGGCATACCGCGATTTACAGACCTTGTTCACTCTCGACGAAAATCGCAGAGTCGTCGTTTCGTGCCGGCCTTCCACTATTCACTTCGTCGGAACTTCAGCTGCTTTGACTCTCGTAGCGTTTTCTGTTTTTAGAGTATTAATTGAATTGGTTTCTAGGTTAGCGCCGTGGCGGCGAAACGCGTCTGGTTATGGTAAATCTATGGTGCGCAGAGACCGGAGTCTTGGAGGGAAAGAGGTGGTTGTTGGATTGGGTTCCAGGAGCGGCGTTACGGCGCCGATTAAGCGGTCTTTGAAGAACAATAAGGTTGCAGTTCAAAGGAAATTGCCGAAATGGTGGCCAATTGTTAATAATCCCAATCATAGTGATTTTGATTTTGACCTAAATGAGCAAGAAGAATACAGAAGAGATACTTACAGACTG GTAAAGACACTCTTCTAA